The following are from one region of the Chloroflexota bacterium genome:
- a CDS encoding nucleotidyltransferase domain-containing protein: MTLQISPEQMAIYKRTARERQAQYEREMRARREAAWVVARQAAQVLKGRFGATRVIAFGSLAHGAWFHARSDIDLAAEGIPEKDHFSAWGSLEDLTHDFEFDLILFESAPEHLRRSIHQGVEI; this comes from the coding sequence ATGACACTCCAAATCTCCCCCGAACAAATGGCAATCTACAAGCGGACCGCGCGAGAGCGCCAAGCGCAGTACGAGCGCGAGATGCGCGCGCGCCGCGAAGCCGCGTGGGTGGTTGCGCGCCAAGCCGCACAGGTACTCAAGGGGCGATTTGGCGCGACGCGTGTGATCGCGTTTGGCTCGCTCGCACACGGTGCATGGTTTCACGCGCGATCGGACATTGACCTCGCCGCAGAAGGCATTCCAGAGAAAGATCATTTCTCAGCATGGGGTTCTCTGGAAGACCTGACTCACGACTTTGAGTTCGATCTCATTCTCTTCGAATCTGCTCCTGAACATCTTCGGCGAAGCATCCATCAAGGAGTCGAAATATGA
- a CDS encoding transaldolase, producing MKFFLDSAKIDEVHYANTMWNIDGVTSNPRHVRNSGKPFITVIKELAKEFEGTNKHISVEVNPHHTIAEAMVEEGVKLAAMSKNFAIKIPATEAGFQACWQLSQKGIRVNLTLVFSGAQALQAARMGASFVSPFIGWKESNGEEVSHFVNEIVRIYRNYDYKTEIIVAAVRNGRQIVEAAVAGADIVTAGFDVYKDAFDHPYTAKGLKLFSDNWDATPYE from the coding sequence ATGAAATTCTTTCTCGACAGCGCAAAAATTGACGAGGTGCATTACGCGAATACGATGTGGAACATTGACGGTGTAACGAGCAACCCGCGTCATGTGCGCAACAGCGGCAAGCCGTTCATTACGGTGATCAAAGAACTTGCCAAAGAGTTCGAAGGCACGAACAAGCACATTTCCGTCGAAGTGAATCCGCATCACACGATTGCCGAAGCGATGGTGGAAGAAGGTGTGAAACTCGCGGCAATGTCGAAAAACTTTGCGATCAAAATCCCGGCGACCGAAGCCGGATTCCAGGCGTGCTGGCAGTTGAGCCAAAAAGGCATCCGCGTAAACCTCACGCTCGTTTTTTCCGGCGCGCAAGCGTTGCAAGCCGCGCGCATGGGCGCATCGTTCGTGTCGCCGTTCATCGGCTGGAAGGAATCGAACGGCGAAGAGGTTTCGCATTTCGTCAACGAGATCGTCCGCATCTATCGCAATTACGATTACAAGACCGAGATCATTGTCGCCGCGGTGCGTAACGGTCGCCAGATTGTCGAAGCGGCGGTCGCCGGCGCGGATATTGTGACGGCAGGGTTCGACGTGTACAAAGACGCGTTCGATCATCCGTACACTGCTAAAGGTCTCAAACTGTTCAGCGACAACTGGGACGCGACGCCCTACGAGTAA
- a CDS encoding GxxExxY protein, with product MNTDEINQITEKVIGCAYTVSNSLGSGFLEKVYENALAHELRKFGLNAEQQYGIQVRYDGVIVGDFAADLIVENQVIVEIKAIKTFDDIHMAQCLNHLNATGLRICLLINFGNPRVQIKRIIL from the coding sequence ATGAACACGGATGAAATTAATCAAATCACTGAGAAGGTGATCGGTTGTGCCTACACAGTCAGCAATTCGCTCGGAAGTGGATTTCTCGAGAAAGTATATGAGAATGCGCTTGCTCACGAGTTGCGAAAGTTCGGATTGAATGCCGAACAGCAATATGGCATCCAGGTTCGATACGATGGGGTGATTGTTGGTGATTTCGCGGCTGATCTCATCGTCGAGAATCAGGTCATTGTAGAAATCAAGGCGATCAAGACGTTCGATGACATTCACATGGCACAATGTCTGAACCATCTCAACGCCACGGGATTGCGAATCTGTTTGCTAATTAACTTTGGCAATCCCAGGGTGCAAATCAAGCGCATCATTCTTTAA
- the groEL gene encoding chaperonin GroEL produces MPIPQLLQGQPATTALKRGFDQIADLLAHTLGPTQGVILSQHETRAVEMLSDAAMIARRIIALPDRAQDVGAMLARNLVWRQHLRVGDGCATAAVLARAMLEHAHRFIAAGGNAMMLRRGMDCATRAAVDALRAQARPVNAHNDLTRVATTITGDEKLSAVLAEIFGKLGPDAFVTIEDYLAPYLERQYYEGGRWNGKLVSPYLITDPGTRRAVIENCHVVLYAGDVMNLDDVQPLLEMVAATSWHQVAIIAKNISSTALTTLVLNHQQGKLKILAAELRDMESKRQLDFDDLAVLTGATVLSPDTGRLLRAIEPTDLGAAPRVQADADELILIAGEGDPDAIKQHADALRAQLVMLDENDDKYAHLRMRIARLGGQVAKLMIGAHTEAERGVIRQHAEKAMRALPLALREGVVAGGGVAYLNCIPALDQLDARGDEAFGVEVVRRALAEPFRCIAANAGVGAPSALRAETQARGANFGYDAMNEQIVAMDEAGIMDAAGVLREALQTAASGAVMALTTATMVLHKNPETVYEP; encoded by the coding sequence ATGCCCATACCACAACTGCTACAAGGACAACCAGCAACGACCGCACTGAAACGCGGCTTTGATCAAATCGCCGATTTGCTCGCGCATACGCTCGGTCCCACGCAAGGCGTGATTCTGTCGCAACACGAAACGCGTGCGGTCGAGATGTTGAGCGATGCGGCGATGATCGCGCGGCGCATCATCGCGTTGCCGGATCGCGCGCAAGATGTCGGCGCGATGCTCGCGCGCAATCTCGTGTGGCGGCAACACTTGCGCGTCGGCGACGGTTGCGCGACCGCCGCGGTGCTCGCGCGCGCGATGCTGGAGCACGCGCATCGCTTTATCGCCGCGGGCGGCAACGCGATGATGTTGCGACGCGGCATGGATTGCGCGACGCGCGCGGCGGTGGACGCGTTGCGCGCGCAAGCGCGTCCGGTCAACGCGCACAACGATCTCACGCGCGTCGCGACGACGATCACTGGCGATGAAAAATTGAGCGCCGTGCTCGCAGAAATTTTCGGCAAACTCGGTCCCGATGCGTTCGTGACGATCGAGGATTATCTCGCGCCGTACCTCGAACGACAGTACTATGAAGGCGGACGCTGGAACGGGAAACTCGTTTCGCCGTACTTGATCACCGATCCAGGCACGCGCCGCGCGGTCATCGAAAACTGCCACGTCGTGTTGTACGCGGGCGACGTGATGAATCTCGACGATGTACAACCTTTGCTCGAAATGGTCGCGGCTACATCGTGGCATCAAGTCGCGATCATCGCCAAGAACATTTCGAGCACGGCGTTGACGACGCTCGTGCTGAATCACCAGCAAGGCAAACTGAAAATTCTCGCGGCGGAATTGCGCGACATGGAATCGAAACGCCAACTCGATTTTGACGACCTCGCCGTGTTGACCGGCGCGACGGTTCTTTCGCCGGACACCGGACGTTTGTTGCGCGCCATCGAGCCGACCGACCTGGGTGCCGCGCCGCGCGTACAAGCGGACGCGGACGAGTTGATCCTTATCGCGGGCGAAGGTGATCCCGACGCGATCAAACAACACGCGGACGCGTTGCGCGCACAACTCGTAATGCTCGATGAAAACGACGACAAGTACGCACATTTGCGAATGCGGATCGCGCGGCTGGGTGGTCAGGTCGCCAAGTTGATGATCGGCGCGCACACCGAAGCGGAGCGCGGTGTGATTCGACAGCACGCAGAGAAAGCGATGCGCGCGTTGCCGCTGGCGTTGCGCGAAGGCGTAGTTGCCGGGGGCGGCGTCGCGTATCTCAATTGCATTCCCGCGCTTGATCAACTTGACGCGCGCGGCGATGAAGCGTTCGGCGTCGAGGTTGTCCGGCGCGCGCTCGCGGAACCGTTCCGTTGCATCGCGGCGAACGCGGGCGTGGGTGCGCCGTCCGCGTTGCGCGCCGAGACGCAAGCCCGCGGCGCTAATTTCGGTTACGACGCGATGAATGAACAAATCGTCGCGATGGATGAAGCGGGCATCATGGATGCGGCGGGCGTTCTGCGCGAGGCGCTGCAAACCGCGGCGAGCGGCGCGGTGATGGCGCTCACTACTGCGACGATGGTGCTGCATAAAAATCCGGAAACAGTGTACGAACCATAA
- a CDS encoding MoaD/ThiS family protein, with protein MQVHLGGHLAWYDAYKRSRLEITLDQPITLIELLQNLGVPPAEIAVAAVNGIAVELEHARVSNQDHVDVYPPVGGG; from the coding sequence ATGCAAGTTCATCTCGGCGGACATTTAGCGTGGTACGACGCGTACAAGCGGTCGCGTCTCGAAATCACGCTCGACCAACCAATCACGCTGATCGAGTTGTTGCAGAACCTCGGAGTGCCGCCCGCCGAAATCGCGGTCGCGGCGGTGAATGGAATTGCCGTCGAACTCGAACACGCGCGCGTGTCGAATCAAGATCATGTTGATGTCTACCCGCCGGTTGGCGGAGGGTAG
- a CDS encoding aldehyde ferredoxin oxidoreductase family protein: protein MNYGTSGKILRVDLTNRTTGVETFDEEFYRLYPGGKALAAYILLKELPPHTEPLDPGNILVCANGLLTGAPFSTATRYTVIARSPLTRAFGESEAAGYWGPELKMAGWEAIVVKGRASSPVYLWIHNDQVEIRDARHLWGREPLEAQEKIRADHGDKLIRVLQIGIGGENLVRYAGMTNDLRHFNARNGIGAVMGSKNLKAIAVRGTRRWVNWAHDPKPVAELGQTLAKRVKEHPQSWDLQDKGTPGLVDGLNAGGILPTRNFHQGAFEGVDKVKWQAYEKELLTARKSCYACAVRCKREVKVDDRYQVSDQYGGPEYESLDAFGPNCAVDDLQAIAKANELCNRYTLDTISCGATIAFAMECFEHGLLTTQDTGGIALRFGNAAAMLQMVDLIARREGIGDLLAEGVKRAAEKIGGDAKYFAMHVKGQELPMHDPRGKVGVGLGYAINECGADHLTAPHDGAVANPESVSFKGAQPLGIEAVPPRELSPRKVRNYYILENWTSAEKVTGMCFFGVAPRSFIQVDELVNVMRAATGWDWTAQDVMRIGERATNMARAFNVREGFTAQEDTLPERLFQPLENGALQGVGISQPDFAQAIVELYEQKGWNAQGIPTREKLRDLGIEWVADLLPV from the coding sequence ATGAATTACGGCACTTCGGGAAAAATTTTGCGCGTTGATCTTACGAATCGAACGACAGGCGTCGAAACGTTCGACGAAGAATTTTATCGTTTGTATCCCGGCGGTAAGGCGTTGGCGGCGTACATTTTGTTGAAGGAACTGCCGCCCCACACCGAGCCACTCGATCCGGGTAACATTCTCGTGTGCGCGAATGGTTTGCTTACCGGCGCGCCGTTCTCCACCGCAACGCGGTACACGGTGATCGCGCGCTCGCCGCTCACGCGCGCGTTCGGCGAATCGGAAGCCGCGGGTTACTGGGGACCGGAACTCAAGATGGCGGGCTGGGAAGCGATTGTGGTCAAAGGGCGCGCGTCGTCGCCGGTTTATCTCTGGATTCACAACGACCAAGTCGAGATTCGCGACGCGCGACATTTGTGGGGACGCGAGCCGCTCGAGGCGCAAGAAAAAATTCGCGCCGATCACGGCGATAAATTGATTCGCGTTTTGCAGATCGGCATCGGCGGCGAAAATCTCGTGCGCTATGCCGGCATGACGAACGACTTGCGCCATTTCAACGCGCGCAACGGCATCGGCGCGGTGATGGGTTCGAAGAATCTGAAAGCGATTGCTGTCCGAGGCACGCGTCGTTGGGTCAACTGGGCGCACGATCCCAAGCCGGTCGCGGAACTGGGTCAGACGCTCGCCAAGCGCGTCAAGGAACATCCGCAGTCCTGGGATTTGCAAGACAAGGGCACGCCCGGTCTGGTTGACGGACTGAACGCGGGCGGCATCTTGCCGACGCGCAATTTCCATCAGGGCGCGTTCGAAGGCGTGGATAAGGTCAAGTGGCAAGCCTACGAAAAAGAATTGCTCACCGCGCGCAAGAGTTGCTACGCGTGTGCGGTGCGCTGCAAGCGCGAAGTCAAGGTGGACGATCGTTATCAAGTCAGCGATCAGTACGGCGGACCCGAATACGAATCACTCGACGCGTTCGGTCCGAATTGCGCGGTGGATGATTTACAAGCCATCGCCAAGGCGAACGAATTGTGCAATCGCTACACGCTCGACACGATTTCGTGCGGCGCGACGATTGCGTTTGCGATGGAATGCTTCGAGCATGGACTCTTGACGACCCAGGATACGGGCGGCATCGCGTTGCGTTTTGGCAACGCGGCAGCGATGTTGCAAATGGTTGACCTGATCGCGCGGCGCGAAGGGATTGGGGATTTGCTCGCCGAAGGCGTCAAACGCGCGGCGGAAAAAATCGGTGGCGATGCAAAATATTTTGCGATGCACGTCAAGGGACAGGAATTGCCAATGCACGACCCGCGCGGCAAGGTCGGCGTGGGGTTGGGTTACGCGATCAACGAATGCGGCGCGGATCACTTGACCGCGCCGCACGATGGGGCAGTCGCCAATCCCGAATCCGTCAGTTTCAAAGGCGCGCAACCGCTCGGCATCGAAGCGGTTCCGCCGCGCGAGTTGAGTCCGCGCAAAGTTCGCAACTATTACATTCTGGAAAACTGGACGAGCGCGGAAAAAGTGACCGGGATGTGTTTCTTTGGCGTCGCGCCGCGTTCGTTCATTCAGGTGGACGAACTCGTCAACGTCATGCGCGCGGCGACGGGCTGGGATTGGACGGCGCAAGATGTGATGCGAATCGGCGAACGCGCGACGAACATGGCGCGCGCGTTCAACGTGCGCGAAGGATTCACCGCGCAAGAGGACACGCTGCCCGAACGATTATTCCAACCGTTGGAGAACGGCGCGTTGCAAGGCGTCGGGATTTCGCAACCCGATTTCGCACAGGCAATCGTCGAACTCTACGAACAAAAAGGTTGGAACGCGCAAGGTATTCCAACGCGCGAAAAATTGCGCGACCTGGGTATCGAGTGGGTCGCGGATTTGCTGCCAGTCTGA
- a CDS encoding MFS transporter — MSDRRWNIALYASAVFFFWMSQYIYVPTLPTYVQSKTTNLSAVGFVLSMYGLWQVLGRMPLSIAADWIGWRKPFLIFTLILGSVGASLMATSHSVEGLAVGRATTGAAASGWVLMVVGFGDLFPPQQAVQAAAVLSLINTIGRIIATSSTGWLNDVGGYSLAFWLAAGVGVIATIAALGVRETRRKSKPPTWHSVGTLIARRDVFLPSALSAVAQYPNWAFSFGFNVVLVKQLGGDVFAQSAIVTWHLIVFALGNYAASILVPRLGERNLVRVSFFTMFVGMLMIALASSLPTVFLGQGFLGWGLGVSFPLLMGMSIKKIAGDERATAMGVHQSIYAVGMFVGPALSGVVADGIGIPMTFAITSIAVLMLGLLGARFLEAG; from the coding sequence ATGTCTGACCGTCGCTGGAACATCGCGCTCTACGCGTCCGCCGTTTTCTTTTTCTGGATGTCGCAGTACATTTACGTACCGACCTTGCCGACGTACGTTCAGAGTAAGACGACGAACTTGTCCGCGGTCGGATTTGTGCTCTCGATGTACGGACTGTGGCAAGTCCTGGGTCGGATGCCTTTGAGCATCGCGGCGGACTGGATCGGTTGGCGCAAACCGTTTTTGATTTTCACATTGATCCTGGGTTCAGTCGGTGCGTCGCTGATGGCAACCTCGCACAGCGTCGAAGGGCTGGCGGTCGGTCGCGCGACGACCGGCGCGGCGGCGAGCGGCTGGGTCCTGATGGTCGTCGGTTTCGGCGACTTGTTCCCACCGCAACAAGCCGTGCAAGCGGCAGCCGTGCTCAGTCTCATCAATACGATTGGGCGCATAATCGCCACCTCTTCGACGGGCTGGCTCAACGATGTGGGGGGCTATTCGCTCGCGTTCTGGCTCGCGGCGGGCGTCGGGGTGATCGCGACGATTGCGGCGCTAGGTGTGCGCGAGACCCGGCGCAAATCGAAACCGCCTACGTGGCACAGTGTCGGTACGCTCATCGCGCGACGCGATGTTTTTTTGCCGTCGGCGTTGAGCGCGGTCGCGCAGTATCCCAATTGGGCGTTTAGTTTCGGTTTCAACGTCGTGCTCGTCAAGCAACTCGGCGGCGATGTGTTCGCGCAAAGCGCGATTGTGACCTGGCATCTCATTGTATTCGCGCTGGGCAATTATGCGGCTTCGATTCTTGTCCCGCGCCTCGGCGAGCGCAATCTGGTGCGTGTGAGTTTTTTTACCATGTTCGTCGGCATGTTAATGATTGCGCTGGCATCCTCCTTGCCCACCGTTTTCCTGGGTCAAGGATTCCTGGGTTGGGGACTGGGTGTGAGTTTTCCGTTATTGATGGGCATGAGCATCAAGAAAATTGCGGGCGATGAGCGCGCCACCGCGATGGGCGTACATCAATCCATCTATGCAGTTGGCATGTTCGTGGGTCCCGCGTTGAGCGGCGTCGTTGCCGATGGAATTGGCATTCCGATGACATTTGCGATCACTAGCATCGCGGTGTTGATGCTGGGATTACTGGGCGCACGATTTTTGGAGGCAGGATGA
- a CDS encoding sugar phosphate isomerase/epimerase: MKIGIQTNIWSQERHEKDLDGMLGEVKAAGYDGIEIGAHRIDLTQPAAFRALLVKHGLQVSALHIHGDLADAVQAGDIARRAEEVSAFARQVGAPFVALSGKPRPDKGAADLAREAQLLNHVGYVCSANGIKLIYHNHYWEIENDLRELRYLIANTDAARVSFLLDVAWVHHGGASPAQVIELFRARIGCFHIKDMRGDKFTDLGRGDVDFAALKPAIVGKYDGWLVHERDEALPNALESARASREFLKTNWNV, encoded by the coding sequence ATGAAAATTGGAATTCAAACCAACATCTGGTCACAGGAACGGCACGAAAAAGATTTGGATGGAATGCTTGGCGAAGTCAAAGCCGCGGGGTACGATGGCATCGAGATTGGCGCGCATCGAATTGATCTGACTCAGCCCGCGGCGTTCCGTGCGTTGCTTGTCAAACATGGTTTGCAAGTCAGCGCGTTGCACATTCACGGCGATTTGGCGGACGCGGTGCAAGCGGGTGACATCGCCCGGCGCGCCGAAGAGGTTAGCGCGTTTGCGCGTCAGGTCGGCGCGCCGTTCGTCGCGTTGAGCGGCAAACCGCGACCCGACAAAGGCGCGGCGGATTTGGCGCGCGAGGCGCAACTGCTGAACCACGTCGGTTATGTGTGTAGCGCGAACGGCATCAAACTGATCTACCACAATCATTACTGGGAAATCGAAAACGATTTGCGCGAACTGCGCTATCTCATCGCGAACACGGATGCCGCGCGCGTGTCGTTCTTGCTCGATGTCGCGTGGGTGCATCACGGCGGCGCGTCCCCAGCGCAAGTGATCGAACTATTCCGCGCGCGCATCGGGTGCTTTCACATCAAAGATATGCGCGGCGACAAATTTACCGACCTGGGTCGCGGCGATGTAGATTTCGCCGCGCTGAAACCGGCAATCGTGGGAAAGTACGATGGGTGGCTCGTCCACGAACGCGACGAGGCATTACCAAACGCGCTTGAAAGCGCGCGCGCTAGTCGCGAATTTTTGAAAACCAATTGGAATGTCTGA
- a CDS encoding carbohydrate ABC transporter permease — translation MSTEIEDLRVLKAATRQQAAAHRSRQATLRRSWLIVLQIIMTLVLITFLGPTLWMVSSSLKARTEIFAIPMVWLPENPQWGNYIQALTLLPFAKFAVNTFVIAGLTVVGTVLSCSIVAYSFSRLRWPGRDFFFALLLGTMMLPEVVTLIPMFIEFRTLGWTKPGTVFGVLPLNFLPITVPYWLALSPLYVFLMRQFFKGIPMELEEAALMDGASRLQILFRIILPLSKPVIATVAVFSFLQSYNDFLQPLIYLNGQDNWTLALGLRAMNDVQQTGQWELLFAASTAVLLPVLLIFIFAQRYFVQGIATTGFGGR, via the coding sequence ATGTCCACCGAGATAGAAGACCTGCGCGTTTTGAAAGCCGCGACTCGTCAGCAAGCTGCTGCTCATCGTTCACGTCAGGCAACGTTGCGCCGAAGTTGGTTGATCGTTCTCCAAATCATAATGACGTTGGTGCTGATTACGTTCCTGGGTCCGACGCTGTGGATGGTCTCTTCGTCACTCAAGGCGCGGACCGAAATATTCGCGATTCCCATGGTGTGGCTTCCAGAAAATCCGCAATGGGGCAATTACATTCAAGCGTTGACGCTGTTGCCATTCGCCAAATTTGCAGTGAACACGTTTGTGATTGCCGGTTTGACTGTGGTTGGCACGGTGCTGTCGTGCTCGATCGTCGCGTATTCTTTTTCGCGCCTGCGTTGGCCCGGACGCGATTTCTTCTTCGCGCTGTTGCTCGGTACCATGATGTTGCCGGAAGTCGTCACGCTCATCCCTATGTTCATCGAGTTTCGCACCCTCGGCTGGACAAAACCTGGGACGGTGTTCGGCGTTTTGCCGCTCAACTTTTTGCCGATCACGGTGCCGTACTGGCTCGCGCTGTCGCCGCTCTATGTTTTCTTGATGCGACAATTTTTCAAAGGGATTCCAATGGAGTTAGAAGAAGCCGCGTTGATGGACGGCGCTAGTCGGCTGCAAATCTTGTTCCGTATCATCCTGCCGCTTTCCAAGCCGGTGATTGCCACCGTCGCGGTGTTCTCGTTTCTCCAAAGTTACAATGACTTTTTGCAACCGTTGATTTATCTCAACGGTCAAGACAATTGGACGCTCGCCCTGGGTCTGCGCGCGATGAACGACGTGCAACAGACCGGGCAATGGGAATTGTTGTTTGCCGCATCAACGGCGGTGTTGCTTCCGGTTTTGCTCATCTTTATTTTCGCGCAACGTTACTTTGTGCAAGGCATCGCGACAACCGGGTTTGGCGGACGCTGA
- a CDS encoding sugar ABC transporter permease, with translation MMIANRSKERITWMRAREWIEGYLFAGPFLVGFFAFVAFPMLFSIWLMFQKWDLLGEPVFVGFRNIERALTDELALKALYNSAFYTLFAVPIQLVISFTLALALTQAIKLRSIYRAGFYLPIIIPIVATAVVWQRVFHPDFGILNEVLGIFGVPPQNWLLDPNLAKPAFIFMSFWMIGRQMVIFIAGLGNIPVQLMEASQIDGAGKLRSLFTITIPLMTPLIFYNMVIAIINSFQTFVPSLIMTDGGPQNETLFVVLNIYRNGFQFFNMGYASALAWELFVIVVGFTIAQFYVSNKWVYYEA, from the coding sequence ATGATGATCGCAAATCGCTCGAAGGAACGAATCACGTGGATGCGCGCGCGCGAATGGATCGAAGGGTATTTGTTTGCCGGACCGTTCTTGGTTGGTTTTTTCGCGTTCGTCGCGTTCCCGATGCTCTTTTCGATTTGGCTCATGTTTCAGAAATGGGACTTGCTCGGTGAGCCGGTCTTTGTGGGTTTCCGAAACATCGAACGCGCCTTGACGGATGAACTCGCGCTCAAAGCGCTCTACAACAGCGCGTTCTACACCCTCTTTGCCGTGCCGATTCAACTCGTTATCTCATTCACGCTCGCGCTCGCACTCACCCAGGCAATCAAACTGCGGAGCATCTATCGCGCCGGTTTTTATTTGCCAATCATCATTCCTATCGTTGCGACCGCGGTGGTATGGCAGCGCGTCTTTCACCCCGATTTTGGAATCTTGAACGAAGTGCTGGGGATCTTTGGTGTGCCACCGCAAAACTGGCTGCTTGATCCGAATCTTGCCAAACCCGCGTTCATCTTCATGTCTTTCTGGATGATCGGTCGCCAGATGGTTATTTTTATCGCGGGATTGGGCAACATTCCGGTTCAGTTGATGGAAGCATCGCAGATTGACGGCGCGGGTAAATTGCGTTCGTTGTTTACGATTACGATTCCGCTCATGACGCCGTTGATCTTTTACAACATGGTCATCGCGATCATCAATTCGTTCCAGACCTTTGTCCCGTCACTGATTATGACGGATGGTGGTCCGCAAAACGAAACCTTGTTTGTCGTGTTGAATATCTATCGCAATGGTTTCCAGTTCTTTAATATGGGCTACGCGTCCGCGCTCGCGTGGGAGTTGTTTGTCATCGTTGTCGGTTTCACCATCGCTCAGTTCTACGTGTCGAACAAGTGGGTCTATTACGAAGCGTAG
- a CDS encoding sugar ABC transporter substrate-binding protein has translation MFEPKRKLTRREFLVLSSSAAAAVVLASCAAPTAAPTAAPPTKAPAVEPTKAPAAPTSAPAATSMPAPTTAPAAPTKAPATIEFLGWGDTTDAPAWEKLKPAYEAKFAGQKVNVTPVADPNNNFYTKLQTMFAGGTPPDLASFQGWEWQFYADKNLLAPVDDYVARDKVTSPYPQGFVSVEQSVKWKNKTYLVPLQMAVMIMFYAKKVFDEAGVAYPKDDWTFDQFVDTAKKLTNADKKRFGYQPNGNWYRDIGWIVLTGKREFDNVIDPKKSQFGNPDIVKMLQTVSFDMPHVQKVAPNPTDTSGAFTINTGACGMKYEGPWFLPQLNTPQLREQKKEVVFDVVRMPKGAGAGRPHRGWGEGVCVVKTAKSDAAWEFAKYLVSEDGNKTYSEVTGRIPANLQLAESWWVPETKTRYGIENGKAFLDAFKEGQIDVVSAGVPRNKMWSEVVKPTAWDVINNGTGKPTDVLPKVDEKLNKMLDDYWKTR, from the coding sequence ATGTTTGAACCGAAACGCAAACTCACGCGCCGCGAATTCTTGGTGTTGAGCAGTAGCGCCGCCGCGGCGGTAGTGCTCGCCAGTTGCGCCGCGCCGACTGCCGCGCCGACCGCCGCGCCGCCAACCAAAGCGCCCGCCGTGGAACCAACCAAAGCGCCTGCCGCACCGACAAGCGCGCCTGCGGCAACCAGTATGCCTGCGCCAACCACCGCGCCGGCTGCGCCGACCAAAGCGCCCGCGACTATCGAATTCCTGGGTTGGGGCGATACGACCGATGCGCCCGCCTGGGAAAAATTGAAACCGGCGTACGAAGCAAAATTCGCCGGACAAAAAGTCAACGTCACGCCCGTCGCCGATCCGAACAACAACTTTTACACCAAACTGCAAACCATGTTCGCCGGCGGCACGCCGCCCGACCTCGCATCATTCCAGGGATGGGAATGGCAGTTCTATGCCGACAAAAACTTGCTCGCGCCCGTTGACGATTACGTCGCGCGCGACAAGGTGACTTCGCCGTACCCGCAAGGTTTCGTCAGCGTCGAACAGAGCGTCAAGTGGAAAAACAAGACGTACCTCGTCCCGCTGCAAATGGCGGTGATGATCATGTTCTACGCCAAAAAAGTATTCGACGAAGCCGGCGTGGCGTACCCGAAAGACGATTGGACTTTCGATCAATTCGTGGACACTGCCAAGAAATTGACGAACGCCGACAAGAAGAGATTTGGTTATCAGCCGAATGGCAACTGGTATCGCGACATTGGCTGGATCGTTCTGACCGGCAAACGCGAATTCGACAACGTGATTGATCCAAAGAAATCGCAGTTTGGCAATCCGGATATTGTCAAGATGTTGCAAACGGTGTCGTTCGATATGCCGCACGTCCAAAAAGTCGCGCCGAATCCGACGGACACCTCGGGCGCGTTCACGATCAACACCGGCGCGTGCGGTATGAAGTACGAAGGTCCCTGGTTCTTGCCGCAACTCAACACGCCGCAACTGCGCGAGCAGAAAAAAGAAGTGGTGTTCGACGTGGTGCGGATGCCCAAGGGCGCGGGTGCGGGACGACCGCATCGTGGTTGGGGCGAAGGCGTGTGCGTCGTCAAGACTGCCAAGTCGGATGCCGCGTGGGAATTCGCCAAGTACTTGGTGAGCGAAGACGGCAACAAGACGTACTCGGAAGTCACGGGTCGCATTCCCGCCAACTTGCAACTCGCCGAATCGTGGTGGGTTCCCGAAACCAAAACGCGGTACGGCATCGAGAATGGCAAGGCGTTCCTCGACGCGTTCAAGGAAGGTCAAATTGATGTCGTGAGCGCCGGCGTGCCGCGCAACAAGATGTGGTCCGAGGTCGTCAAGCCGACGGCGTGGGACGTAATCAATAACGGCACCGGCAAACCGACCGATGTGTTGCCCAAGGTGGACGAGAAACTGAACAAGATGCTCGACGATTACTGGAAGACCCGGTAG